In Colletotrichum lupini chromosome 6, complete sequence, a single window of DNA contains:
- a CDS encoding zinc finger protein: MTEYDYLICLPRRPVWGGAAEGTSAGSQFGNVIGTASRSGTDGSTSQRLMHNCKTRKNPKTTFFSVFPSFQPHITRTWAFYSSALFWLLRYLILPCCGYLTLPHLTEVPTEQEPNIGKCEPHLFLPGPQIAPHTAHCTHCTHCTDTAHPSHLVVWDKTSPVHSHTPRSTSTSPSDTLYPSGASALFRDSRLGSHAPPRDRPLFSLVRTERQRYALIRGQPNNPPTNSLLADPSASSTIDRPAASPSASQYSCATTPTDRAPATIGRSGSNIDTSTKHYSRNIIHSGSNMSLPLSSEDEDNYTAIIDGILATADLTTITRKKIRLGLEKALGGKDLTAQKDAIKALIEERFDAISGSNDAAPDSYSASPAPKREANGHDDDIDGEIEVSVAPVRKRQKREDSSEDADAKLAAKLQAQENQMARGRTTRGGNGASSKGTKAAKKKKAPRKKSDKKIDDSDVEDSGEAPKRKAGGGFQKPFNLSEPLSELLGEPQLSRPQVVKKLWEHIKGNDLQDPENKRQIICDDKMHAIFKQSKVDMFQMNKMIGAHLYPVEEQTFRAVWLDIRVQAANGWRIAKCLLVWLLEEDISRGWLWLQLQALRYLSYSRETMITDESFCMQLILGYLRKTSNASCTASMSRVQSHKCGLEPAGDSAKLSSWLLLCYVSLEASSDGGMAVWRARRNPGRRSLTRMEVSTLSGSSCHLDEQWKGTFFAGPRHEFPPPTNARANPTHSRFPWEPHIIINFDSLHAIWNELFSCSYTNPQASSTDSTVSLSTRKTTVPMADTHAAGGDSNPSRGNRNRGRGRGGGGGGGGGANAGTRGRGRGGRGRGGNNAAASTQPETSSASQAPVTKADNKVLTRTAAADDDTASSDGEVCFICAEPIKFHSIAPCNHKTCHICGLRMRALYKTKDCPHCRTASPFVVFTDDANKRYEDYTDADITSFDSNIGIRYTNEEIVGDTVVLLRYNCPAEDCVFAGLGWPDLHRHVRSTHHMKMCDLCTRNKKVFTHEHELFADKELEKHMRHGDDRPGAIDQTGFKGHPLCGFCGSRFYDDDKLFDHCREKHERCFICDRRDSRHPHYFVNYNALEKHFEKDHFPCLDKECLEKKFVVFESEMDLKAHQLEEHANSLSKDVRRDARVVNMSGFDYRSTYETERRGGGGGGRSGGGGGDGPSSGRQGRGRGRDPNAEPIPHSSAQPLRRDELAFQRQMAIHSAQSVSNRTFGGSLSQPASTTPASSSRRGNGAPAPGGSSRQAPAAAAAPAPALPTAEMEQLNVTDIASLPPQERAVMLRHQGVVERASNLLGHDQSKMKEFRDYISNFRKGSLTAPQLVDAFFSLFADTSSNALGTLVREVADLFEDKSKVAALHKAWQDWRAINEDYPSLPGLGGMHGATTASSGWASAASPSPTAPAAAPSSNQKHSNRVLRLKNSTRAGASGPKPVAPAASANWVSTSGSSRPPAPSAFPALPAASSSKSSAPQPSWIGPNNPSASRSSGSAGPVRSTPAGRPPPSSAFPALPPAQKPLTTIFGYGSGRGVRRDLGGAASNFSWGSAPGSGAASENVSEREDEEAGQSTGGKKKKGKKVLVQWG; the protein is encoded by the exons ATGACTGAATATGACTACCTGATTTGCTTACCAAG GCGACCGGTGTGGGGTGGGGCTGCCGAAGGAACATCAGCCGGGAGTCAATTCGGCAATGTGATTGGCACGGCGTCGAGGTCTGGAACTGATGGCAGCACGAGCCAACGTCTAATGCACAACTGCAAGACAAGAAAGAACCCAAAGACCACTTTTTTTTCTGTCTTTCCATCCTTTCAGCCACACATAACCCGCACTTGGGCTTTCTATTCGTCGGCGTTGTTTTGGTTGCTGAGGTATCTCATTCTCCCCTGCTGCGGATACCTGACCTTACCTCACCTTACGGA GGTGCCGACCGAACAAGAACCAAACATCGGAAAGTGTGAGCCTCACCTTTTCTTGCCCGGGCCACAGATCGCACCACACACTGCACACTGCACACACTGCACACACTGCACCGACACCGCACATCCGTCGCATCTGGTCGTTTGGGACAAAACCTCGCCGGTCCATTCTCACACCCCCAGATCAACTTCCACGTCCCCCAGCGACACGTTATATCCATCAGGTGCATCAGCTCTCTTTCGCGACTCCCGCCTTGGCAGCCACGCCCCACCAAGAGATCGTCCTCTCTTCAGCCttgtgc GTACGGAACGTCAAAGATATGCTTTGATTCGAGGCCAACCAAACAATCCACCTACCAACTCTCTTCTTGCCGATCCCTCAGCTTCTTCCACAATCGACCGGCCAGCTGCGTCTCCAAGTGCTTCGCAATACTCTTGCGCGACAACTCCAACCGACCGTGCACCTGCGACTATCGGTCGCTCCGGATCGAATATCGACACATCTACAAAACACTACTCCAGGAACATCATACACTCTGGCAGCAACATGTCTCTTCCCC TGAGCTCTGAAGATGAGGATAACTACACGGCCATCATAGATGGCATCCTTGCGACCGCGGACTTGACGACCATCACTCGCAAGAAGATCCGTTTGGGTCTGGAGAAAGCTCTTGGCGGGAAGGACCTGACTGCTCAgaag GATGCCATCAAGGCGCTGATAGAAGAGCGTTTCGACGCCATCTCGGGTTCCAACGACGCAGCCCCCGACTCGTACTCCGCAAGTCCCGCCCCGAAGCGCGAAGCCAACGGCCACGACGATGATATTGATGGCGAGATTGAGGTGTCCGTCGCGCCTGTCCGGAAGAGACAGAAGCGTGAGGACTCGTCTGAAGACGCCGATGCCAAGCTCGCTGCGAAGCTACAAGCTCAGGAAAACCAAATGGCAAGAGGAAGGACAACTCGAGGCGGCAATGGCGCAAGCAGTAAGGGTACCAAAGcggccaagaagaagaaggcgccCCGCAAGAAGAGCGACAAGAAGATTGACGACAGCGACGTCGAGGACAGCGGCGAAGCGCCGAAACGCAAGGCTGGTGGTGGATTCCAAAAGCCCTTCAACTTGAGCGAGCCGTTGTCTGAGTTGCTTGGCGAACCTCAG CTCTCTCGCCCGCAGGTTGTCAAGAAGCTCTGGGAACACATCAAGGGCAACGACCTACAGGATCCGGAAAACAAGAGACAAATCATTTGCGACGACAAGATGCACGCGATTTTCAAACAATCCAAGGTGGATATGTTCCAAATGAACAAGATGATCGGGGCCCATCTTTACCCGGTTGAGGAGCA AACTTTCCGGGCGGTTTGGTTGGACATCCGGGTACAGGCAGCAAATGGATGGCGAATCGCGAAGTGCCTTCTAGTGTGGTTGTTGGAGGAGGATATCAGTAGAGGGTGG CTGTGGCTGCAACTGCAGGCTCTACGCTACCTGAG CTACAGCAGAGAAACGATGATTACAGATGAGTCATTTTGTATGCAACTCATATTGGGGTACCTGAG AAAGACTTCGAATGCCTCTTGCACCGCCTCGATGAGTCGAGTGCAAAGCCACAAATGTGGCCTGGAACCGGCTGGTGACTCCGCGAAGCTCAGCTCGTGGTTGTTGCTGTGTTATGTAAGCCTCGAAGCTTCTTCAGATGGCGGCATGGCGGTATGGCG AGCACGGAGAAACCCCGGTCGGCGGTCGCTTACCAGAATGGAAGTTAGCACCCTCAGTGGCAGCAGCTGCCACCTCGACGAGCAATGGAAGGGGACTTTTTTTGCTGGACCCCGCCATGAGTTCCCTCCACCCACCAATGCCAGAGCCAATCCAACCCACTCGCGGTTCCCTTGGGAGCCACACATAATCATTAATTTCGAC TCACTGCACGCAATCTGGAACGAGCTGTTCAGTTGCAGCTACACCAACCCACAAGCAAGCTCAA CCGACTCGACAGTCTCATTATCTACGAGAAAGACGACTGTCCCGATGGCCGATACTCACGCTGCCGGCGGCGACTCGAACCCCTCGAGGGGTAATCGCAACCGTGGAAGAGgtcgcggcggcggtggtggaggtggaggaggagcCAACGCTGGAACCcgtggaagaggaagaggaggacgtGGCAGAGGCGGGAATAACGCTGCTGCGTCAACCCAGCCAGAAACCTCGAGCGCATCACAGGCCCCCGTCACCAAAGCCGATAACAAGGTGCTCACACGTACGGCTGCAGCGGACGATGATACCGCGAGCAGCGACGGAGAGGTGTGCTTCATTTGCGCAGAGCCCATCAAGTTCCACTCGATTGCACCATGCAACCATAAGACCTGCCACATCTGTGGTCTACGCATGAGAGCCCTGTACAAGACCAAGGACTGTCCTCATTGTCGA ACTGCTTCTCCCTTTGTCGTTTTCACGGACGATGCGAACAAGCGATACGAGGACTATACCGACGCCGACATCACGAGCTTCGACAGCAACATTGGCATCCGATATACCAATGAGGAAATTGTCGGCGACACTGTCGTGCTCCTGCGATACAACTGCCCCGCGGAAGACTGTGTCTTTGCCGGCTTAGGCTGGCCAGATCTTCATAGACACGTTCGGTCAACGCATCACATGAAGATGTGCGACCTGTGTACCAGAAACAAGAAGGTCTTTACCCATGAGCATGAACTCTTTGCGGACAAGGAGCTCGAGAAGCATATGAGGCACGGAGACGACAGGCCAGGTGCCATTGACCAGACGGGCTTCAAGGGACATCCCCTATGCGGGTTCTGCGGATCGCGCTTTTACGACGACGATAAGCTCTTTGATCACTGCCGCGAAAAGCACGAGAGATGTTTCATCTGCGACCGGAGAGACTCGAGACACCCCCACTACTTTGTCAACTACAATGCTTTGGAGAAGCACTTTGAGAAAGACCATTTCCCCTGTCTGGACAAGGAATGCCTAGAGAAGAAATTCGTCGTCTTTGAGTCGGAAATGGACTTGAAGGCGCATCAACTGGAAGAGCATGCCAACTCTCTGTCCAAGGATGTTCGGAGAGATGCGAGGGTAGTCAACATGTCAGGCTTTGACTACAGATCGACATACGAGACCGAGAGACGTGGAGGAGGTGGCGGCGGTAgaagcggcggcggtggtggtgatggccCCTCCAGCGGACGCCAAGGCCGTGGCCGTGGCCGGGATCCTAATGCCGAACCCATACCTCATAGCTCTGCGCAACCGCTCCGCCGGGATGAGCTTGCCTTCCAAAGACAAATGGCAATCCACTCGGCACAGTCAGTTTCTAACCGTACCTTTGGCGGTTCGCTCTCCCAGCCAGCGAGTACGACACCCGCTTCTTCGTCTCGCCGAGGTAATGGTGCGCCGGCGCCTGGAGGTTCATCACGTCAAGCCCCTGCAGCTGCGGCCGCACCTGCGCCTGCGCTGCCTACGGCCGAGATGGAGCAGCTCAATGTGACTGACATTGCATCATTGCCTCCTCAGGAGAGAGCGGTGATGCTGCGCCACCAAGGCGTCGTTGAGCGCGCTTCAAACCTGCTTGGCCACGACCAGTCTAAGATGAAGGAGTTCCGCGATTACATTTCAAATTTCCGAAAAGGGAGTTTGACCGCCCCTCAACTGGTGGATGCCTTCTTCTCGCTCTTCGCTGATACATCATCAAACGCATTGGGTACATTGGTCCGTGAAGTTGCTGATCTATTCGAGGATAAGAGCAAGGTCGCGGCTCTGCACAAAGCGTGGCAGGACTGGAGAGCCATCAACGAAGACTACCCGTCTCTGCCTGGCTTGGGCGGTATGCACGGCGCGACGACGGCTTCAAGCGGCTGGGCTAGTGCAGCCTCGCCGTCCCCCACTGCGCCAGCTGCTGCACCGAGCTCGAACCAAAAGCACTCCAACCGCGTGTTGAGGCTGAAGAACAGCACCCGAGCCGGCGCCTCGGGGCCTAAACCGGTGGCCCCGGCCGCTTCGGCGAACTGGGTTTCCACGTCGGGCTCCTCTCGCCCTCCAGCGCCATCGGCCTTCCCTGCCCTCCCCGCGGCCTCGTCCTCCAAGTCGTCGGCACCACAGCCATCCTGGATTGGGCCGAACAACCCCTCCGCTTCGAGATCCTCGGGCTCCGCAGGACCCGTGCGCTCGACGCCGGCCGGTCGACCGCCACCATCATCTGCTTTCCCCGCGTTGCCTCCGGCACAGAAGCCCCTCACAACAATCTTTGGCTATGGATCGGGACGAGGTGTGCGACGCGATCTGGGCGGCGCTGCCAGTAACTTCAGCTGGGGATCGGCCCCAGGAAGCGGAGCCGCGAGCGAGAATGTTTCGGAGAGGGAAGACGAGGAAGCTGGTCAGAGCACAGgtggcaagaagaagaagggcaagaaggTGCTTGTCCAGTGGGGTTGA
- a CDS encoding short-chain dehydrogenase, whose translation MLNPFSIFTQAFPPRPQFTEKDIPDLSGRICIVTGANTGVGKEVAQILYSKNATVYATSRSEEKGRSAINAIKEAVPNSTGKLDLLTLDLADLTTIKPAADAFLAKETQLHLLINNAGVMMPPQGSKTAQGYELQLGTNCVGPFLFTKLLTPTLVQTAKTAPKDSCRVVWVSSSAAEVLSPNPAIEIGNLDYSRDRIKEFKYGISKAGNYFHSTEFAKRHKADGVISLALNPGNLSSELDRHITALIPTLFRKATTYPAINGAYTELFAALSPDVTIEKTGDWVVPWGRFYAIRDDLVQGSKSREDGGTGLAEDFWKWTEEQVAKYL comes from the exons ATGCTCAACCCTTTCAGCATCTTCACCCAGGCCTTTCCGCCGCGGCCGCAATTCACAGAGAAGGATATTCCCGATCTCTCTGGCAGA ATCTGCATCGTTACAGGAGCAAACACCGGTGTTGGCAAGGAAGTCGCACAAATTCTGTACTCCAAGAACGCCACTGTCTACGCTACCTCTCGTTCGGAAGAAAAGGGCCGTTCAGCCATCAACGCTATCAAGGAGGCGGTACCTAATTCTACAGGAAAGCTGGATCTCCTCACTCTGGATCTGGCCGACCTCACCACCATCAAACCCGCAGCCGATGCCTTCCTCGCCAAGGAGACGCAGCTGCATCTTCTCATCAACAATGCCGGTGTCATGATGCCGCCCCAGGGGAGCAAGACAGCCCAGGGGTACGAATTACAGCTGGGAACAAATTGTGTCGGCCCGTTCCTCTTCACCAAGTTGCTGACGCCGACTCTGGTGCAAACGGCCAAGACGGCACCCAAAGACAGTTGTCGTGTTGTCTGGGTCTCCAGCTCAGCCGCGGAGGTCTTGTCGCCCAACCCTGCCATCGAGATCGGTAATCTCGACTATAGTAGAGATAGAATCAAGGAGTTCAAGTACGGCATCAGCAAGGCAGGCAACTACTTCCACTCTACTGAGTTCGCCAAGCGACACAAAGCCGACGGCGTCATCAGTCTA GCCTTGAACCCAGGAAACCTTTCATCAGAGCTGGATCGCCACATCACGGCGCTGATCCCGACGCTGTTCAGAAAAGCCACCACATATCCTGCCATTAATGGCGCTTACACGGAATTATTTGCGGCGTTATCTCCCGATGTGACCATTGAGAAAACGGGCGATTGGG TTGTTCCCTGGGGTCGTTTTTATGCCATTCGGGATGACCTTGTCCAGGGCTCCAAGTCCCGCGAAGATGGCGGTACGGGTCTCGCCGAAGACTTTTGGAAATGGACTGAAGAGCAGGTAGCAAAGTATCTCTAG
- a CDS encoding amidohydrolase — protein sequence MSLTTHVAEVATEEKRSLPRVPLQILPKLIVVGDVCALGLKRRPIIQPNRVVMDSEKSGMLPPYSAADLPPPSAPRHSHHHKRWLRPRRSMKLIVGCLAFIAFAQWKQISILPSREPSSSLSAERLQQDLATCAKLRHKPQDPIGLGREKNARFVDGQRPTLIRNATIWVGEAAEGTSLEDARAGKGYSWITADVLIDYGLIQKVEADISLDSLPKDTQIWDAKGRQLTSGIIDMHSHAGVGALPELVGNQDVNEMSNDITPYVRSIDGLNPLDPQIQVIKSGGVTTSLVLPGSGNNMGGEAFVIKHAVGKPDGRTELSAEDMLADPDRNWRYMKMACGENAKRVYGKVGHSPFSRLGESWEFRHAFEQAAKLVQEQDDWCAAADKFGVESQSSYLPQDLKWESLSAALRGQVHINTHCYTIPDLEAFVDHTNEFKFPVRAFHHAHQTFLVPEILKRVWGGRPPASALFADNMYYKSESYVGSEYAGKILWENGLTPVYVSDNPVLNAQHVLFEAAKAYRYGLPYHAALSGVTSAPAELLGLGQRIGKIKPGFDADIAVWDSDPLSVGAAPVQVWIDGAAQFSDPFELKKPLDGPIFPDPKLANTTEDITDLKEVVFTGISNVWLSGEVANTANSETVNVVFSNGDIKCIGACTEEVAAAKSSSKKVVDLKNGHITETFTAFGSLIGLNEIDNEADTDNGRNPTGFSRGLDGLVLDNKKLHVAKKYGVTKAISAPKFTGGLTHSGTSVGFNTDAKHSLEKGAVWAEDVAVHRTLTLAAKRGDNPSISDAIGKLRHTLLEAVATNDTGSDPFSEAAYLKKVVNGELPLVLTVHSADTIVAALRVKATVEEALAAKSQSKESPKLRVSIIGGAESHLVASELADAGVGVLLAPFQSYSYTWDQRRSLTGAPLTNGTAIDTLLDAGVVTAIGLEEDWLIRDLGLLAGIAQKNGNGRLSEKKALDLVSSNVYKILGIEESQSRKARHFAVYEGSPLEIGGRIRAVGSGRATVSVFV from the exons ATGTCATTGACCACTCACGTTGCCGAAGTCGCGACCGAAGAGAAGCGATCACTTCCCCGTGTGCCCCTCCAGATACTCCCAAAGCTCATTGTCGTCGGCGATGTCTGCGCTCTGGGTTTGAAACGTCGGCCGATAATCCAGCCGAACC GTGTTGTCATGGATTCGGAAAAGAGCGGCATGTTGCCGCCGTACAGCGCCGCGGACCTTCCGCCGCCCTCGGCCCCCCGGCACTCTCATCATCACAAACGATGGCTACGACCCAGACGCAGCATGAAGCTCATCGTGGGATGTCTGGCGTTCATTGCCTTTGCTCAGTGGAAACAGATCTCGATACTGCCTTCCCGCGAGCCATCCTCCTCACTTTCTGCGGAGCGTTTGCAGCAGGACTTGGCGACCTGTGCAAAATTGCGACACAAGCCACAGGATCCAATTGGTCTCGGTCGAGAGAAGAATGCTCGTTTCGTCGACGGCCAGCGCCCGACGCTCATCCGTAATGCCACAATCTGGGTTGGCGAGGCCGCTGAGGGAACATCTCTAGAAGATGCGCGTGCCGGCAAAGGGTACTCGTGGATCACTGCCGACGTCCTCATCGATTACGGCCTGATTCAAAAGGTCGAAGCCGACATCTCCCTCGACTCCCTTCCTAAGGATACCCAGATTTGGGACGCCAAGGGCCGCCAACTGACCAGCGGTATTATTGACATGCACTCCCACGCCGGTGTTGGTGCCCTACCCGAGCTCGTCGGCAACCAAGATGTAAATGAGATGTCCAACGACATTACTCCCTACGTTCGTTCAATCGATGGACTCAACCCCCTCGACCCACAGATCCAGGTCATCAAGTCTGGAGGTGTAACTACCTCGCTGGTTCTGCCGGGCTCTGGCAATAACATGGGAGGCGAGGCCTTTGTCATTAAACATGCCGTTGGCAAGCCCGATGGCCGCACCGAGCTTTCTGCCGAGGATATGCTGGCGGACCCGGATCGCAACTGGCGGTACATGAAGATGGCATGCGGAGAGAACGCGAAGCGCGTCTACGGAAAGGTCGGGCACAGCCCCTTCTCCCGCCTCGGCGAGAGCTGGGAGTTCCGCCATGCCTTTGAGCAGGCAGCAAAGCTTGTGCAAGAGCAGGACGACTGGTGTGCGGCCGCCGACAAGTTTGGAGTGGAGAGCCAGTCATCCTACTTGCCCCAGGACCTCAAGTGGGAGAGCCTCAGTGCTGCCTTGCGAGGCCAAGTGCACATCAACACCCACTGCTACACGATTCCGGACCTTGAAGCATTCGTTGACCACACCAACGAGTTCAAGTTCCCGGTGCGGGCTTTCCACCACGCCCATCAGACCTTCTTGGTTCCCGAG ATCCTGAAGCGCGTCTGGGGTGGTCGCCCCCCTGCTTCTGCGCTGTTTGCCGACAATATGTATTACAAGTCCGAGTCGTACGTTGGCTCCGAGTACGCTGGCAAGATCCTTTGGGAGAACGGTCTTACTCCCGTATACGTCAGTGATAACCCGGTCTTGAACGCCCAGCATGTCCTCTTCGAGGCCGCCAAGGCTTACAGATATGGCCTTCCTTACCATGCAGCTCTGTCCGGTGTGACATCTGCCCCTGCCGAGTTGCTGGGTTTGGGCCAGCGCATTGGCAAGATCAAGCCCGGATTCGATGCCGATATTGCTGTGTGGGATAGTGATCCTCTGAGTGTTGGTGCCGCGCCTGTGCAAGTGTGGATTGATGGAGCTGCTCAATTCTCTGATCCTTTTGAGCTTAAGAAGCCTCTTGACGGCCCTATCTTTCCCGACCCTAAGCTAGCCAATACTACCGAGGACATCACCGATCTTAAGGAGGTCGTTTTCACTGGCATTTCCAACGTTTGGCTGTCGGGCGAGGTGGCCAACACAGCCAACAGCGAGACGGTGAACGTCGTGTTCTCAAACGGCGATATCAAGTGCATCGGCGCCTGCACCGAGGAGGTTGCAGCTGCCAAGTCCTCGTCTAAGAAGGTCGTTGACCTGAAGAATGGCCACATCACCGAGACTTTCACTGCATTCGGTTCTCTCATTGGCCTCAACGAGATCGACAACGAGGCGGACACGGACAACGGCCGTAACCCCACCGGGTTCAGTCGTGGTCTTGACGGCCTTGTGCTTGACAACAAGAAGCTGCACGTAGCTAAGAAATACGGCGTTACCAAGGCAATCTCGGCGCCCAAGTTCACAGGTGGATTGACGCACTCTGGAACCAGTGTTGGCTTTAACACTGATGCCAAGCACTCGCTCGAGAAGGGCGCTGTTTGGGCCGAGGACGTTGCCGTTCATCGTACATTGACTCTCGCCGCGAAGAGAGGTGACAACCCGTCCATCTCTGATGCCATTGGCAAGCTCCGACACACCCTCTTGGAGGCAGTTGCGACTAACGACACCGGATCGGATCCTTTCTCAGAGGCGGCCTACCTCAAGAAGGTGGTCAATGGAGAGCTGCCCTTGGTCCTGACAGTCCATAGTGCGGACACCATTGTCGCCGCCCTCAGAGTCAAGGCCACAGTCGAGGAGGCCTTGGCTGCAAAGAGTCAGTCCAAGGAGTCTCCCAAGCTCCGTGTTTCCATCATTGGAGGCGCTGAGTCTCATCTCGTCGCTTCAGAGCTAGCCGACGCCGGTGTTGGTGTGCTTCTTGCACCTTTTCAGTCGTACTCATACACCTGGGACCAAAGACGTTCTCTGACCGGCGCTCCTCTCACGAACGGTACCGCCATCGACACTCTCCTAGACGCTGGTGTCGTCACTGCCATTGGACTGGAGGAGGATTGGTTGATTCGTGACTTGGGACTACTCGCCGGCATTGCGCAGAAGAACGGCAATGGTCGGTTGAGCGAGAAGAAGGCGCTGGATCTGGTTTCCTCCAACGTCTACAAGATTCTTGGCATTGAAGAGTCGCAGTCGAGGAAGGCTCGCCACTTTGCTGTGTACGAGGGCAGCCCGCTTGAGATTGGAGGCAGAATTCGTGCTGTCGGCAGCGGCCGTGCCACCGTGTCTGTTTTCGTGTAA
- a CDS encoding glycosyl hydrolase family 61: protein MQFSFTAAALATLVGYSAAHTLTIDVWVNGADQGDGRSTGTGTTKYIRSPDNNNPVKDITSDAIVCNVNGAKAQTGFVKAAAGDEFKFEWYHNSRGDDIIDLSHKGPISTWIAPYTEGSGAEAIWTKIQESTYEGGKWAVETLVANKGMSPSVTIPSTLKAGKYLVRQEIIAHHESDTTYDVNPARGAQFYPACAQFEITGTGSDVPPQNFDFTTGYKYTDAGIHFNLYSADASTYKAPGPEVWTGGSGSGSGSSPASSAAPAASSTAAAAATSAAATTTAAPIATSAAAAKPTTLSTAVSSAAPVASSSSAAAPVATPTKAPSAGCKRRRSRKARRSAH, encoded by the coding sequence ATGCAGTTCTCATTCACCGCCGCGGCTCTTGCCACCCTCGTCGGCTACTCTGCCGCCCACACCCTCACCATTGACGTCTGGGTCAACGGTGCCGACCAGGGCGATGGCCGTTCCACCGGCACCGGTACCACCAAGTACATCCGTTCCCCCGATAACAACAACCCCGTCAAGGACATCACCAGCGACGCCATTGTCTGCAACGTCAACGGTGCCAAGGCCCAGACTGGCTTCGTCAAGGCCGCTGCCGGTGACGAGTTCAAGTTCGAGTGGTACCACAACAGCCGTGGTGACGACATCATCGACCTCTCCCACAAGGGTCCCATCAGCACCTGGATCGCCCCCTACACCGAGGGCAGCGGTGCCGAGGCCATCTGGACCAAGATACAGGAGTCTACCTACGAGGGCGGCAAGTGGGCTGTTGAGACTCTTGTTGCCAACAAGGGTATGTCTCCCTCAGTCACCATTCCTTCTACCCTGAAGGCTGGCAAGTACCTCGTCCGCCAGGAGATCATTGCCCACCACGAGTCCGACACCACCTACGATGTCAACCCTGCCCGCGGTGCTCAGTTCTACCCCGCCTGCGCTCAGTTCGAGATCACTGGTACCGGCTCCGATGTTCCTCCCCAGAACTTCGACTTCACCACCGGCTACAAGTACACCGACGCCGGCATCCACTTCAACCTCTACAGCGCCGATGCCTCCACCTACAAGGCTCCCGGCCCTGAGGTCTGGACCGGCGGCTCCGGCTCCGGCTCTGGCTCTTCCCCCGCCTCCTCTGCCGCTCCCGCTGCTTcttccaccgccgccgccgccgccacctccGCTGCTGCCACCACCACTGCTGCTCCCATCGCCACCTCCGCCGCTGCTGCCAAGCCTACCACCCTCTCCACCGCTGTCAGCTCTGCTGCTCCCGTTGCCAGCTCCAGCTCCGCTGCTGCTCCCGTCGCTACTCCTACCAAGGCCCCCAGCGCCGGCTGCAAGCGCCGCCGCTCCCGCAAGGCCCGCCGCTCTGCTCACTAA
- a CDS encoding deuterolysin metalloprotease — protein MAFCFGSSLSTPNGPLSTSQLLSFNNRDTLHFAKVKMKFFTGLTLLASLVSASPIELAQRDTATPLQANITKNGNTAVKIALKNIGKTDLKLFTPGTVLDTAAVEKVAVFNGDDRLPFDGVRLRMAPQNLLTDASFRTIKAGETIESAVDFAELHDLGAADAFKVRVNGGIPYAEAGSTTIAGVFNIDSNTLNINNVNVTKAALVRTSYKQMIKRTIVQSDCKGTQNTTVTNALANCSRLARAAADYVSKDDKRLNEYFKSTTAASKKIVVDTFNKVASECGSRNKGVSKQYCSDVYKSCSPGVLAYTVPAYKYMVNCPLYFTALPLLTTGCHNQDQSTTTLHEMTHLLEVKGTLDYGIYGYTALKTLTSAQNLNHADTYAVYANAVNQGKTC, from the exons ATGGCTTTCTGTTTTGGATCATCACTCTCAACTCCAAACGGCCCTCTCTCAACTTCTCAGCTCCTCAGCTTCAACAACCGAGACACTCTCCACTTTGCCAAAGTCAAGATGAAGTTCTTCACCGGTCTCACTCTCCTGGCCTCCCTTGTGAGCGCTTCTCCCATCGAGCTCGCCCAGAGGGACACTGCGACTCCGCTCCAAGCCAACATCACCAAGAACGGCAACACAGCAGTCAAGATCGCCTTGAAGAACATTGGCAAGACCGATCTCAAGCTCTTCACTCCGGGTACCGTTTTGGACACGGCCGCCGTTGAGAAAGTCGCCGTCTTCAATGGAG ACGACCGCCTCCCCTTCGACGGCGTCCGCCTGCGCATGGCACCTCAAAACCTCCTCACCGACGCCTCCTTCCGAACAATCAAGGCCGGCGAGACAATCGAATCCGCAGTCGACTTTGCCGAGCTGCACGACCTGGGCGCGGCCGACGCCTTCAAAGTGAGAGTCAACGGCGGCATCCCCTACGCCGAGGCCGGCTCAACCACCATTGCCGGCGTCTTCAACATCGACAGCAACACGCTCAACATCAACAACGTCAACGTCACAAAGGCCGCCCTCGTCCGCACCTCGTACAAGCAGATGATCAAGCGCACCATTGTCCAGTCCGACTGCAAGGGCACCCAGAACACCACCGTCACCAACGCCCTCGCCAACTGCTCCAGGCTCgcccgcgccgccgccgactaCGTGTCCAAGGACGACAAGCGCTTGAACGAGTACTTCAAGTCGACGACCGCCGCCAGCAAGAAGATTGTCGTCGACACCTTCAACAAGGTCGCTTCCGAATGCGGTAGCCGCAACAAGGGCGTCTCCAAGCAGTACTGCAGCGACGTCTACAAGTCTTGCTCGCCTGGTGTCTTGGCTTACACCGTCCCGGCTTACAAGTACATGGTTAACTGCCCCTTGTACTTCACCGCGCTTCCTCTGCTCACCACTGGTTGCCACAACCAGGACCAGTCGACCACCACTCTT CACGAGATGACCCACTTGCTCGAGGTCAAGGGAACACTGGATTATGGCATCTACGGCTACACTGCCTTGAAGACTCTCACGAGCGCTCAGAACCTCAACCACGCTGACACCTATGCGGTCTATGCCAATG CTGTCAACCAGGGCAAGACTTGCTAG